One Candidatus Poribacteria bacterium DNA segment encodes these proteins:
- a CDS encoding indole-3-glycerol-phosphate synthase: MGGRLTESIRKLQRAGKAPVISEIKLRTPRDGDLLKGRDPIELARRMGKCEVAGLSVVTESEHFGGSRKLLEDIAREVDKPILHKDFITTSDQVEESKRLGSSAILLIAGMLNDSDLVILHERAHSVGLETVVEVHTEGELRRVLSLGLDLDILGINNRDIKVLETDGSDVSVTERLAPRIEGDFIILSESSLKTPDDVRRALRGGADSVLIGTAVMQAEDVEDFLRGMIEIWE, translated from the coding sequence ATGGGCGGCAGGCTCACCGAGTCGATACGAAAGCTACAACGGGCGGGAAAGGCGCCCGTCATATCGGAGATAAAGCTGAGAACCCCGCGCGACGGTGACCTGCTTAAAGGACGTGATCCCATTGAGCTGGCAAGGAGAATGGGGAAGTGCGAGGTAGCAGGGTTGTCCGTGGTCACCGAATCCGAGCATTTCGGCGGAAGCAGAAAGCTTCTGGAGGATATAGCGAGGGAGGTCGATAAGCCGATCCTACATAAAGATTTCATCACGACCTCCGACCAGGTGGAGGAGTCGAAACGGTTAGGATCGTCGGCTATCCTTCTCATAGCCGGCATGTTGAACGATTCAGACCTCGTTATCCTTCATGAACGCGCCCACTCCGTCGGGCTTGAGACGGTGGTGGAGGTGCATACAGAGGGAGAGCTGAGAAGGGTCCTCTCGCTCGGCCTCGATCTCGACATACTCGGAATCAACAACAGGGATATAAAGGTGTTGGAGACGGACGGGTCGGACGTATCTGTGACCGAGAGGCTGGCACCCCGAATAGAGGGGGATTTCATCATCCTGAGCGAAAGCTCTCTCAAAACGCCCGATGACGTGCGCCGGGCATTGAGGGGAGGTGCCGATTCCGTCCTGATCGGCACCGCCGTGATGCAGGCGGAGGATGTGGAGGATTTCTTAAGGGGGATGATAGAGATATGGGAGTAG